A window of Aliarcobacter trophiarum LMG 25534 contains these coding sequences:
- the rpmB gene encoding 50S ribosomal protein L28: MARKCAISGKGPMVGNNVSHAKNRTKRRFLPNIRTVRVTLEDGTTTKLKISAKELRTLKKHS; the protein is encoded by the coding sequence ATGGCAAGAAAATGTGCAATTTCTGGAAAAGGACCTATGGTTGGAAACAACGTAAGTCACGCTAAAAACAGAACAAAAAGAAGATTTTTACCAAATATTAGAACTGTTAGAGTAACATTAGAAGATGGTACAACAACTAAGTTAAAAATTTCTGCAAAAGAGTTAAGAACTCTTAAAAAACACTCATAA
- a CDS encoding potassium channel family protein, with protein MSIFTKFKRYFKWEFNSNRPQYDLNPIIYSKLKPLRLPLILIQILMMVGTLGYVYFENYTIMQAIFQTAYTITNTGFGALNESNFKNETILFTVFLMLAGFMSLIFAVGVVIDVFTNGNLRELLRERRMLYKIARLRRHFVLCYHNEYTAQVAKQFRENQIPFVVVDSSDDIEAIAKEHGYPYFVKEEPYKENAFLKSHLSSAKGVISLSKNISDNITLIASVRLYEKELERTPYLIISNAETHNEKIRLKKLGADKVVAAPSLMAKRVSAMAISPDMENILDEFLYKKDSPITMEEILIKDDAWSIGKELKELELREKLNISVVGITQENGAFVQLPKGNREITKNSKLLLVGSQKGIIRAKRLLNLNEQPKEL; from the coding sequence ATGAGCATTTTTACCAAATTTAAACGATACTTCAAGTGGGAGTTTAACTCTAACCGCCCACAGTATGACCTTAATCCTATTATATATTCAAAATTAAAACCACTTAGACTACCATTAATACTAATTCAAATTCTAATGATGGTCGGAACTTTAGGTTATGTTTATTTTGAAAACTATACTATTATGCAAGCAATTTTTCAAACAGCATATACTATTACAAATACAGGGTTTGGCGCATTAAATGAGTCTAATTTTAAGAATGAGACAATTTTATTTACTGTATTTTTAATGTTAGCTGGATTTATGAGTTTAATATTTGCAGTTGGGGTAGTTATTGATGTTTTTACAAATGGTAATTTAAGAGAACTTTTAAGGGAGAGGCGAATGCTTTATAAAATAGCAAGATTAAGAAGACACTTTGTTTTGTGCTATCACAATGAGTACACAGCACAAGTTGCAAAACAGTTTAGAGAAAATCAAATTCCTTTTGTGGTTGTTGATAGTAGTGATGATATTGAAGCCATTGCAAAAGAGCATGGCTATCCATATTTTGTAAAAGAGGAGCCATATAAAGAGAATGCCTTTTTAAAATCTCATTTAAGTTCAGCAAAAGGTGTCATCTCTTTATCAAAAAATATCTCTGATAATATTACTTTAATAGCATCTGTAAGGCTTTATGAAAAGGAATTAGAAAGAACTCCATATTTAATTATTTCAAATGCTGAAACTCATAATGAAAAAATAAGACTTAAAAAGCTAGGAGCAGATAAGGTAGTTGCTGCTCCATCTTTAATGGCAAAAAGAGTTAGTGCAATGGCAATAAGCCCAGATATGGAAAATATTTTAGATGAGTTTTTGTATAAAAAAGATAGTCCAATAACAATGGAAGAGATTTTGATAAAAGATGATGCTTGGAGTATAGGAAAAGAGTTAAAAGAGCTTGAACTAAGAGAAAAATTAAATATTTCTGTTGTTGGAATAACTCAAGAAAATGGAGCCTTTGTACAGTTACCAAAAGGAAATAGAGAAATAACTAAAAACTCAAAACTGTTACTAGTTGGTTCTCAAAAGGGAATAATTAGAGCAAAAAGATTACTAAATTTAAATGAACAGCCAAAGGAGCTATAA
- the argJ gene encoding bifunctional glutamate N-acetyltransferase/amino-acid acetyltransferase ArgJ — protein MFTILPIQGYIDQIDGFFCDGIHAGLKPNGNNDLGFIYTNEPCNVAAIFTENRFQAAPLKHFLSHKEEFKTNFVLINSKNANALTGKKGVEDINTLFSSLDFKEKLVNPLMSSTGVIGNRLPLEKLIAGANSFDLSAKSGENLSKAIMTTDAYPKTSLYEVKLEDGKSFKIGAVAKGAGMINPNLATMLCFICTDAAVPYSDMKEALNINKETTFNAISVDGDTSTNDTVMVLANGKSKAYDKDAFIEALRVVMHEMAMLMVADGEGAKKVAAFEVRNAATKEDAIKAAKALSNSLLVKTALFGEDPNFGRIASTIGASQIACDDEKLVISYNDIVVFDKGEICFDKETEEKASKVLKQNSYKIICDIGLGNCSFVAYGCDLGYKYVEINADYRS, from the coding sequence ATGTTTACTATTTTACCAATACAAGGTTATATTGACCAAATAGATGGGTTTTTTTGTGATGGAATCCATGCTGGACTTAAACCAAATGGAAACAATGATTTGGGATTTATTTATACAAATGAACCTTGTAATGTTGCTGCAATTTTTACAGAAAATAGATTTCAAGCCGCTCCACTAAAACATTTTTTAAGTCATAAGGAAGAGTTTAAAACAAATTTTGTGTTAATAAACTCAAAAAATGCAAATGCACTAACAGGTAAAAAAGGAGTTGAAGATATAAATACTCTTTTTTCTAGCTTAGATTTTAAGGAAAAACTAGTAAATCCTCTAATGAGTAGTACAGGAGTTATTGGAAATAGATTACCACTTGAAAAACTAATTGCTGGGGCAAATAGTTTTGACTTAAGTGCAAAAAGTGGAGAAAATTTGTCAAAAGCTATTATGACAACAGATGCATACCCTAAAACTTCTCTTTATGAAGTAAAGCTAGAAGATGGAAAAAGTTTTAAAATAGGAGCAGTTGCAAAAGGTGCAGGGATGATAAATCCAAATTTAGCAACAATGCTCTGTTTTATTTGTACAGATGCTGCTGTACCATATAGTGATATGAAAGAGGCACTAAATATAAATAAAGAGACAACTTTTAATGCAATAAGTGTAGATGGTGATACCTCTACAAATGATACTGTTATGGTTTTGGCAAATGGAAAATCAAAAGCTTATGATAAAGATGCATTTATAGAGGCTTTAAGAGTTGTAATGCATGAGATGGCTATGTTAATGGTTGCAGATGGTGAGGGTGCAAAAAAAGTTGCTGCTTTTGAAGTTAGAAATGCAGCAACAAAAGAAGATGCTATAAAAGCAGCAAAAGCTCTATCAAATTCACTTTTAGTAAAAACAGCACTTTTTGGTGAAGATCCGAATTTTGGAAGAATTGCTTCAACTATAGGAGCTTCACAGATTGCTTGTGATGATGAGAAGTTAGTAATTTCATATAATGATATTGTAGTATTTGATAAAGGGGAAATCTGTTTTGATAAAGAGACAGAAGAAAAAGCTAGTAAAGTTTTAAAACAAAATAGCTATAAAATAATTTGTGATATTGGTTTAGGAAATTGTAGTTTTGTAGCTTATGGTTGCGATTTAGGTTATAAATATGTAGAGATAAATGCAGATTATAGAAGTTAA
- a CDS encoding YdcH family protein has product MLHEHRDAIAELRQKDTHFLRVFEKHNELDHEIVNLENSHADQFLIDTKKKEKLKLKDEIYSMIVKYKAEK; this is encoded by the coding sequence ATGCTTCACGAACATAGAGATGCAATTGCTGAATTAAGACAAAAAGATACTCACTTTTTAAGAGTATTTGAAAAACATAATGAATTAGATCATGAGATTGTAAATTTAGAAAACTCTCATGCAGATCAGTTTTTAATTGATACAAAAAAGAAAGAGAAGTTAAAACTAAAAGATGAAATATACTCTATGATAGTAAAATATAAAGCTGAAAAGTAG
- the gyrA gene encoding DNA gyrase subunit A, whose translation MENLFENQDIVDINIEDSVKTSYLDYSMSVIIGRALPDAKDGLKPVHRRILYAMHDLNLTSKVAYKKSARIVGDVIGKYHPHGDSSVYDALVRMAQSFSMRAPLVDGQGNFGSVDGDNAAAMRYTEARMTRIAEEVLRDLDKDTVNFVPNYDDTMKEPAVLPTRVPTLLLNGSEGIAVGMATKIPPHNLAELLDATLHLIENPSADANDLMEFVKGPDFPTGGTIFGRRGIIDAYNTGRGRVKIRAKHHIETRAKKEIIVIDELPYQVNKARLIEQIADLAKEKQIEGISEVRDESDREGIRVVIELKKDAMAEIVLNNLYKSTPMETTFGIILLAVHNKEPKVFTLPEILNIFLSHRKTVIIRRTIFDLEKAKARAHILEGLKIAVDNIDEVVKIIRSSSNDADAKEKLEVRFDLSHIQSQAILDMRLGRLTGLQRDKLEAEYQELMLLIAELESILRSEEKLNEIIKEELVEIKEKFSNDRRTEIEDSYDEIDIEDLIPNEPMVVTITHNGYVKRVPIKAYEKQKRGGKGKVAVTTHDDDFIERFFVSNTHDTLMFVTNMGQLYWLKVYRIPEGSRIAKGKAVVNLINLRADEKIMAIIPTSDFDEAKSLAFFTKNGIVKRTSLSEFSNIRSNGVRAIVLDDDDEIVTAKIANADTKYLMVFTSFGQCIRFEVEKAREQGRSTRGVRAIKFKIDSDIVVDAEIIDSEDQEILTVSENGIGKRTTVEEYRLTNRAGSGVIAMKLSGKTGNVIGEVLVDDTQDLMLLTSIGKMIRVDMQTIRKAGRNTSGVIIVNVDKNDKVVSIAKCPKEDEEIELDEFGNVIRYNEDGEVVEQSSSEENNLLDMNFDSNLGKEEDE comes from the coding sequence ATGGAAAACCTTTTTGAAAATCAAGATATTGTAGATATAAATATAGAAGATAGTGTAAAAACCTCATATTTAGACTATTCTATGAGTGTTATTATTGGGCGTGCATTGCCAGATGCTAAAGATGGATTAAAACCAGTACATAGAAGAATTTTGTATGCTATGCATGATTTAAATCTAACTTCAAAAGTTGCATACAAAAAGTCTGCAAGAATTGTGGGAGATGTTATAGGAAAGTACCATCCGCATGGAGATAGTTCTGTATATGATGCGCTAGTTCGTATGGCACAAAGCTTCTCTATGAGAGCACCGCTTGTTGATGGTCAAGGAAACTTTGGATCAGTTGATGGTGATAATGCAGCAGCTATGAGATATACAGAAGCTAGAATGACTAGAATTGCAGAAGAGGTTTTAAGAGATTTAGATAAAGATACTGTAAATTTTGTACCAAACTATGATGATACTATGAAAGAACCAGCAGTTCTTCCAACACGAGTTCCAACTCTTTTATTAAATGGAAGCGAAGGAATTGCAGTTGGAATGGCTACAAAGATACCTCCTCATAACTTAGCAGAACTATTAGATGCCACTTTACACCTAATAGAAAATCCAAGTGCAGATGCAAACGATTTAATGGAGTTTGTAAAAGGACCAGATTTTCCAACTGGTGGAACAATATTTGGTAGAAGAGGAATTATTGATGCTTATAATACAGGTCGTGGACGTGTAAAAATAAGAGCAAAACACCATATTGAAACTAGGGCAAAAAAAGAGATTATTGTAATTGATGAGCTACCATATCAAGTAAATAAAGCTAGACTTATTGAGCAAATTGCTGATTTGGCAAAAGAGAAACAGATTGAAGGAATTTCTGAAGTAAGAGATGAAAGTGATAGAGAGGGAATTAGAGTAGTTATTGAGCTTAAAAAAGATGCGATGGCTGAGATAGTTTTAAATAATCTTTATAAATCTACTCCAATGGAGACAACTTTTGGAATTATCCTTTTAGCAGTTCACAATAAAGAGCCGAAAGTATTTACTCTTCCAGAGATTTTAAATATATTTCTATCTCATAGAAAAACTGTAATTATTAGAAGAACTATATTTGATTTAGAAAAAGCAAAAGCTAGAGCTCATATTTTAGAGGGTCTAAAAATTGCAGTTGATAATATTGATGAAGTTGTAAAAATAATAAGATCAAGCTCAAATGATGCAGATGCAAAAGAGAAATTAGAAGTTAGATTTGATTTAAGCCATATCCAATCTCAAGCTATTTTAGATATGAGATTAGGAAGATTAACAGGGCTTCAAAGAGATAAGCTTGAAGCTGAATATCAAGAACTTATGCTTTTAATAGCTGAACTCGAATCTATTTTAAGAAGCGAAGAGAAGTTAAATGAGATTATAAAAGAGGAACTAGTTGAAATCAAAGAAAAGTTCTCAAATGATAGAAGAACTGAGATTGAAGATAGTTATGATGAGATTGATATTGAGGATTTAATTCCAAATGAGCCAATGGTTGTAACAATTACTCATAATGGCTATGTAAAAAGAGTTCCAATAAAAGCTTATGAAAAACAAAAAAGAGGTGGTAAAGGGAAGGTTGCAGTTACAACTCACGATGATGATTTTATTGAGAGATTTTTTGTAAGTAATACTCATGATACTCTTATGTTTGTTACAAATATGGGACAACTTTACTGGTTAAAAGTTTATAGAATTCCTGAAGGAAGTAGAATTGCAAAAGGAAAAGCTGTTGTAAACTTGATTAATTTAAGAGCTGATGAAAAAATTATGGCAATAATTCCAACAAGTGACTTTGATGAAGCAAAATCTTTGGCATTCTTCACTAAAAATGGTATTGTAAAAAGAACTAGTTTATCAGAATTTAGTAATATTAGAAGCAATGGTGTAAGAGCTATCGTATTAGATGATGATGATGAAATAGTAACTGCAAAAATAGCAAACGCTGATACAAAATATCTAATGGTATTTACAAGTTTTGGTCAATGTATTAGATTTGAAGTTGAAAAGGCAAGAGAACAAGGAAGAAGTACAAGAGGGGTAAGAGCTATTAAGTTTAAAATTGATAGTGATATAGTTGTAGATGCAGAGATAATTGATAGTGAAGATCAAGAGATTTTAACAGTTTCTGAAAATGGAATTGGAAAACGAACAACTGTTGAAGAGTATAGACTTACAAATAGAGCTGGTTCAGGTGTTATTGCTATGAAGTTATCAGGAAAAACAGGAAATGTAATAGGTGAAGTTTTAGTAGATGATACACAAGATTTAATGCTTTTAACTTCTATTGGAAAGATGATTAGAGTTGATATGCAGACAATTAGAAAAGCTGGAAGAAATACAAGTGGAGTAATAATTGTAAATGTTGATAAAAATGATAAAGTAGTCTCTATTGCTAAATGTCCAAAAGAGGATGAAGAGATAGAATTAGATGAGTTTGGGAATGTTATTAGGTACAATGAAGATGGTGAAGTAGTTGAACAAAGTAGTAGTGAAGAGAATAATCTTTTAGATATGAATTTTGATAGTAATTTAGGAAAAGAAGAGGATGAGTAA
- a CDS encoding aspartate-semialdehyde dehydrogenase, producing the protein MRKFNVAVVGATGAVGEELFRVMEDLDFPVNKLVPLASARSAGSMIEFKNREVKVLELTSTVFEEQEIEIAFFCAGGNISDEFAKYAVEAGTVVIDNTSHFRMDPKVPLVVPEVNPEDIRLWRESGIIANPNCSTIQMVQSLKPLDELYGIKRVDVSTYQAVSGAGKAGMEELVQQMQDFFAFKLDESVIEAFAHQIALNVIPQIDVAMENGFTKEEMKMVNETQKIMHKNFEVAATCVRVPVLRSHSESLTVTFNDGVNVDVDEVRNALANFENVKVIDDLENKKYPMPIISTDTDYTYVGRIRKDVYSSNIVHYFNVADQVRVGAATNAVRIGLKWIELESDM; encoded by the coding sequence ATGAGAAAATTTAATGTTGCAGTTGTTGGAGCAACTGGTGCTGTTGGAGAAGAGCTTTTTAGGGTTATGGAAGATTTGGATTTTCCTGTAAATAAATTAGTACCACTAGCTAGTGCTAGAAGTGCTGGAAGTATGATAGAGTTTAAAAATAGAGAGGTTAAAGTATTAGAGCTAACTTCAACAGTTTTTGAAGAGCAAGAGATAGAAATTGCATTTTTTTGTGCTGGTGGAAATATTTCAGATGAGTTTGCAAAATATGCAGTTGAAGCAGGAACTGTTGTAATTGATAATACAAGCCACTTTAGAATGGATCCAAAAGTTCCACTTGTGGTTCCTGAAGTAAATCCAGAGGATATTAGACTTTGGAGAGAGAGTGGAATTATTGCAAATCCAAATTGTTCAACGATTCAAATGGTTCAAAGTTTAAAACCTCTTGATGAGCTATATGGAATAAAAAGAGTTGATGTATCAACTTATCAAGCTGTTTCAGGAGCAGGAAAAGCTGGAATGGAAGAACTAGTTCAACAAATGCAAGATTTCTTTGCTTTTAAACTTGATGAGAGTGTGATAGAAGCATTTGCTCATCAAATAGCTCTAAATGTAATACCACAAATTGATGTTGCTATGGAAAATGGATTTACAAAAGAAGAGATGAAAATGGTAAATGAGACTCAAAAAATTATGCATAAAAACTTTGAAGTTGCAGCAACATGTGTAAGGGTACCAGTTTTAAGATCTCATAGTGAAAGCTTAACAGTTACATTTAATGATGGAGTTAATGTTGATGTTGATGAGGTTAGAAATGCTTTGGCTAATTTTGAAAATGTAAAAGTAATTGATGATTTGGAAAATAAAAAATATCCAATGCCAATAATCTCTACAGATACAGACTATACTTATGTGGGAAGAATTAGAAAAGATGTTTATTCTTCAAATATAGTTCACTATTTTAATGTTGCAGATCAAGTAAGAGTAGGAGCTGCTACAAATGCAGTTAGAATAGGTTTGAAATGGATTGAATTAGAAAGCGATATGTAA
- a CDS encoding YqhA family protein — protein sequence MFEKIIEHALWKSRFIVLLAVIFGFMGAVILFIVASIDVINVAKMVLVIFLEGAHPEHFHEDVVAGIIGAVDLYLIAVVLLIFSFGIYELFISKIDAACTPEDCSSILNISSLDQLKDKIAKVIIMVLVVNYFQRVLHTKYETPLELLYFALAIVALAIGLYFTGKVGKK from the coding sequence ATGTTTGAAAAAATCATAGAACATGCTCTTTGGAAAAGTAGATTTATAGTACTACTTGCTGTTATTTTCGGCTTTATGGGTGCTGTGATTTTATTTATTGTTGCAAGTATTGATGTTATTAATGTAGCAAAAATGGTACTTGTAATATTTTTAGAAGGTGCTCATCCAGAGCATTTTCATGAAGATGTAGTTGCTGGAATTATTGGTGCGGTTGATTTATATTTGATAGCTGTTGTTCTACTAATCTTCTCTTTTGGTATATATGAACTATTTATTTCAAAAATTGATGCTGCTTGTACTCCTGAAGATTGTAGTTCTATTCTAAATATAAGCTCACTTGATCAGTTAAAAGATAAAATAGCAAAAGTTATTATTATGGTTTTAGTTGTAAACTATTTTCAAAGAGTATTACATACAAAGTATGAAACACCACTTGAGCTACTATATTTTGCATTGGCAATTGTAGCATTGGCAATTGGACTTTACTTTACAGGTAAAGTTGGAAAAAAATAG
- the hemE gene encoding uroporphyrinogen decarboxylase — protein sequence MSKIFVEACFRRPTPYTPVWMMRQAGRYLKEYMEVRTKAGNFLNLCHNPKLAAEVTIQPLDIVGVDAAILFSDILVIPNEMGMKLDFLQGEGPVFKEPIKNESDLEKLIGGDEAASKLTYVYETIKLLKEQLPKDKALIGFTGAPWTLATYMIEGQGTKTYNICKKIMYSNPEFLHKILRKLTDVIKLYLEKQILAGADVVQIFDSWAAAIEPGRYDEFSWKYMVEIAEYIKEKYPHIPVIMFPKGVAAFIERGLVYGNFDVFGVDWGTPMALAKEKLGSKYVLQGNMEPCRLYSKEETTKCVEAIQNVMCGEGHIFNLGHGILPDVPVENAIHFVKECQRVSKK from the coding sequence ATGTCAAAAATTTTTGTAGAGGCTTGTTTTAGAAGACCCACACCATATACACCAGTTTGGATGATGAGACAAGCAGGAAGATATTTGAAAGAGTATATGGAAGTAAGAACAAAGGCTGGAAATTTCTTAAACCTTTGCCATAACCCAAAACTAGCAGCTGAGGTTACTATTCAACCTCTTGATATTGTGGGAGTGGATGCTGCAATTTTATTTAGTGATATTCTAGTTATTCCAAATGAGATGGGAATGAAATTAGATTTTCTTCAAGGAGAAGGTCCAGTATTTAAAGAACCTATAAAAAATGAATCTGATTTAGAAAAGTTAATTGGAGGAGATGAGGCTGCTTCAAAACTTACTTATGTTTATGAAACAATTAAGCTTTTAAAAGAACAGTTACCAAAAGATAAAGCACTTATTGGATTTACAGGTGCACCTTGGACTTTAGCTACATATATGATTGAAGGTCAAGGAACAAAAACATACAATATCTGTAAAAAAATAATGTATTCAAACCCAGAATTTCTACATAAGATTTTAAGAAAATTAACAGATGTTATAAAACTATATTTAGAAAAGCAAATACTTGCAGGTGCTGATGTTGTTCAAATCTTTGATTCATGGGCTGCTGCAATTGAACCTGGAAGATATGATGAATTCTCATGGAAATATATGGTAGAAATTGCAGAGTATATAAAAGAAAAATATCCACATATCCCAGTTATTATGTTTCCAAAAGGAGTTGCTGCTTTTATAGAAAGAGGACTTGTTTATGGAAACTTTGATGTATTTGGTGTAGATTGGGGAACTCCAATGGCATTAGCTAAAGAGAAACTAGGAAGTAAATATGTACTTCAAGGAAATATGGAACCATGTAGATTATATTCAAAAGAAGAGACAACAAAATGTGTTGAAGCAATTCAGAATGTAATGTGTGGAGAAGGTCATATATTTAATTTAGGCCATGGTATATTACCAGATGTTCCAGTTGAAAATGCAATTCACTTTGTAAAAGAGTGTCAAAGAGTTAGTAAGAAGTAG